ATTAATTTTTGCCAGCCTAATATAATTTTTGTTGGCTTTGGCAGTCCTAAACAAGAAATTTGGCTTAAAAGTTATTTTAATAAAATAGAACCGAATATTGGTATAGGTGTTGGTGGAGCTATTGACTACCTCTCTGGTATAGCTAAACAACCACCAGAGATTATTAAAAGGTTTGGTTTAGAGTGGCTATGGCGTTTAATTAGGCAACCTAGAAGAGTATTAAGGATTGTTACAGCCGTTATTGTGTTTCCAGTGCTAGTTTTTTTATATAAAGACAAAGTTCCACATAGAACAGAACATTAATCAAGCTCATTGACAAGTTTAATAATATCGGTTATAATTAGATAGTTAAATGGGCCCATAGCTCAGCTGGTAGAGCGCCTCCATGGCATGGAGGAGGTCAGGAGTTCGAGCCTCCTTGGGTCCACCACTTGTTTATTTTAAATACTTATTATTTAATTAATAGGTATTTTTTTAATAATTAAATTATTAAAAAAATAAATAATAGTTAATTCTTTTTAATATTAATATAATTATATTATAATTTTTTGTGTCGCAAAATTGTTAGTTGACTATTTTTCTTTATAGTATATACTACCTACTAGTAACTAGTATAAAAATTATGCAAAGTTGTGATATAGAATCTATTAAAAAACAAATTAACCGAAGCCAGGGGCAAGTTAATGGTATAAATAAAATGATCGAGTCTGGCCGTGATTGTTTAGAAATTGTTCAACAAATAGCTGCTGTCCGGGCTTCTTTGGGTAGATTAGCCACTATGCTTTTAGAGCAGGAAGCTCAAGGTTGTTTTGATGAAAACAGTCAAGATAAATTAAAAAATCTAAATAGTGTGGTAACCAATTTATTTAAATTTAATTAATTAATTTATAAACTTATGTCAGAGATATTATTAACCGATGCAACTTTTAATAAAGAGGTGGTGGAGGCAACTACCCCTGTTTTAGTTGATTTTTGGGCTCCCTGGTGCGGACCTTGTCGGATGCAGGGTCCGATTATTGAAGAGTTGGCCAAAGAGACAGACAAAAATAAAGCTAAGATAGCTAAACTTAATGTAGATGAAAACCCAGTATCAGCTGGTCAATATAATGTAATGAGTATTCCGACCTTATTAGTTTTTAAAAATGGTCAGGTAGTAGAAAGGTTTGTGGGTGTTCAAAGCAAGGATGCTTTAAAAGCCGCTCTTACTAAACAACAATAGTTTTATGGTTGAAGAAAAAATGTATGACACTATTATTGTGGGTGGTGGGGCCGCTGGTTTGACAGCTGCTCTGTATGCTTCGCGTCGGGCGATGAAAACTTTAATACTTAGCCAAGATGTTGGTGGGCAAGCGGCCACTACTACGGAAATAGAAAATTATCCGGGAACAGGTTTAGTAACCGGGCCGGATTTGATGAATAATTTTAAAGAACAGGCAGAAAAATTTGGCGCTGAATTTAAGATTGGTGAAGTTATAAAAATAACAGAAGTAAAAGATGAAAAATCTTTACCAATTTTTACAGTGCTTACTAGTACAGAAAGTTTCCGAGCTTATTCGGTGATTTTGGCTTATGGTTTAACGCATCGCCATTTGGGTGTGCCAGGAGAAAAAGAATTAGGTGGTCGAGGTGTTAGTTATTGCGCCACTTGCGATGCCCCTCTTTTTAAAAATAAAACAGTAGCCGTAGTGGGTGGAGGAAATTCAGCGGTGGATGCCGCTTTGCTTTTGGCTAAGCTTTGTCCCCAAGTTTATTTAATTCATCGTAGTAAGGATTTCCGCGCTGAAGCTGTTTTGGTGGAGCAATTAAAACAAGCTCATATAGAAGTAATTTTAGAAAGTGAAGTTAAAGAAATAGCCGGCCAAGAGATGGTAGAAAAAATAATTTTAAAATCAACCGATCCTAAAAATAATAACAGATCAATTGAAGTGCAAGGTGTGTTTGTGGAGGTGGGTTTTGTGGTTAACTCCCAGTTAATAGAAGGATTGGTTGCTTTGGATGAACGTAAGCAAATTAAAATAAATTTAGATTCAGAAACTTCTCGGCCGGGTATTTTAGCAGCCGGAGATATTACTAATATCGCCTATAAACAAATAGTTGTTTCGGCCGGCTGGGGAGCTACAGCGGCTCTGCGGGCTTATGAATATTTACAAAAAGTTCGTGGTTTTAGGGGGGTTAAGATTGATTGGGGAGTTAAGGATAAAAAACAGGTATAAAAATTGATTTTAGTTTTATGATTTTTAATTTTATTTCTTATGTCTGTATTTAAAAACGCTTTGGAGCAGTTAAAAAAAGCAACGCTTTATTCTAAAACCCAAAGCAGTGTTGTTGAACGTTTACAAAAACCGGAAAAACTTATTCAACTGTCTTTGCCAGTGACTATGGATGATGGTTCTATGAAAGTTTTTGATGGTTATCGGGTACAACACTCATCCAGTCGCGGTCCTTATAAGGGCGGGCTTAGGTTCCACCCTAAAACTAACTTAGATGAAGTTAAGGCCTTGGCTTTTTGGATGTCTATAAAATGTGCAGTGGTTAACATTCCTTTGGGTGGTGCCAAAGGGGGCGTTACAGTTGATCCAAAAAAATTATCTAAAGGTGAATTGGAAAGATTAAGTCGCAGTTTAGCCAGGCAACTAACGCCTTTTATTGGGCCAGATAAAGACGTACCAGCGCCAGATGTAAATACGACACCGGAAATAATGGGTTGGATTATGGATGAATATAGCAAACAAGTTGGTCGTCAGGTGCCAGCGGTGGTTACGGGCAAACCGCTGTCTTTGGGTGGGTCTCAAGGGCGCACGCCAGCCACGGCTCAGGGTGGTCTTTATGTTTTGCAGGAACTTTTTAACAAATTAAAATTGTCGCCGCAAAAAACCACAGTCGCCGTTCAAGGTATGGGTAATGTTGGTGGCATTATGGCCCAACTTCTTTATCAGGCTAAAGTTAAAGTAGTAGCTATGTCAGATTCTAGTAGCGCTGTTTATAATAGTAATGGTTTAGATGTTCCAGCTGTGGAAAGATATAAAAAAGAGCATGGCAGTTTGAAAGGTTTACCCAATTCTCAAACTATAAGCAACGAGAAGTTATTGGAATTACCAGTAACTGTTTTGGTGCCAGCCGCTTTGGAAAACCAAATAACTATTAAAAATGTCGGACGCATTAAAGCTAAAATAATTTTGGAAATGGCCAATGGTCCAACCACTCCGGAGGCTGATGTTAAATTAAATAAACGTGGGGTGGTAGTGGTGCCGGATGTTTTAGCTAACGCTGGCGGTGTAACAGTGTCTTATTTTGAAATGGTTCAGAATTTGCAGCAATATTATTGGGATGAGGGCGAGGTTTTGCAAAAACTTAAACCAATTATGGTTCAATCTTTTAAACAGGTTTGGCGCAGATCAGAACAATTAAATATTGATTTGCGTACGGCGGCTTACGTGGTGGCCTTGGAAAGACTGGAGCAGGCTATGGAAGCCAGAGGGAAATATTAATTAAAAAAATTCTAAATCTTAAATCCTAATATCCAAATCTTTAAATTCCTAAAATTGGGTATTGGGGTTTATTTAGGATTTAGGTATTAGTTTTTAGGATTTTGATTTGGACCTTCATTTATGTATTCTGCTTTTTTAAATAAAAATTATTTATATGTCGTGGCCGGTAATATTCATGACAAACAAAAGTATGGTTATATTATTTTGAATGATTTACTAACCCAAGGATATAAGGCAGTCGGTTTGGATATAAATTATAAAAATGAACAGGAGGGTATGGTAGTTTATAAGGATTTGTCGGAATTAAAAATTAAACCCGATGTTTTGGTGTTGGTAATTAAACCGGAAATAGGTAATTCTTTATTGAGGCAAGCAGTTGATTTAAAGATTGATAAAATATGGTGTCAAGTAGGTGCTTTTGACGAGGCTATTAAAAGAACAGCCGCGGATTATAATATTAACTTAGTGGCCGATGGTAGTTGTCTTATGGTCTTGGCTAGACAGGTTAAATAAAATTACCCCAAAAATCTTGATTTAAGACTTTTGGGGTTTTAGGTTACCATAAGGTAACCTCAATTTGTCCAG
This is a stretch of genomic DNA from Patescibacteria group bacterium. It encodes these proteins:
- a CDS encoding metal-sensitive transcriptional regulator — protein: MQSCDIESIKKQINRSQGQVNGINKMIESGRDCLEIVQQIAAVRASLGRLATMLLEQEAQGCFDENSQDKLKNLNSVVTNLFKFN
- the trxA gene encoding thioredoxin: MSEILLTDATFNKEVVEATTPVLVDFWAPWCGPCRMQGPIIEELAKETDKNKAKIAKLNVDENPVSAGQYNVMSIPTLLVFKNGQVVERFVGVQSKDALKAALTKQQ
- a CDS encoding FAD-dependent oxidoreductase, whose amino-acid sequence is MVEEKMYDTIIVGGGAAGLTAALYASRRAMKTLILSQDVGGQAATTTEIENYPGTGLVTGPDLMNNFKEQAEKFGAEFKIGEVIKITEVKDEKSLPIFTVLTSTESFRAYSVILAYGLTHRHLGVPGEKELGGRGVSYCATCDAPLFKNKTVAVVGGGNSAVDAALLLAKLCPQVYLIHRSKDFRAEAVLVEQLKQAHIEVILESEVKEIAGQEMVEKIILKSTDPKNNNRSIEVQGVFVEVGFVVNSQLIEGLVALDERKQIKINLDSETSRPGILAAGDITNIAYKQIVVSAGWGATAALRAYEYLQKVRGFRGVKIDWGVKDKKQV
- a CDS encoding Glu/Leu/Phe/Val dehydrogenase gives rise to the protein MSVFKNALEQLKKATLYSKTQSSVVERLQKPEKLIQLSLPVTMDDGSMKVFDGYRVQHSSSRGPYKGGLRFHPKTNLDEVKALAFWMSIKCAVVNIPLGGAKGGVTVDPKKLSKGELERLSRSLARQLTPFIGPDKDVPAPDVNTTPEIMGWIMDEYSKQVGRQVPAVVTGKPLSLGGSQGRTPATAQGGLYVLQELFNKLKLSPQKTTVAVQGMGNVGGIMAQLLYQAKVKVVAMSDSSSAVYNSNGLDVPAVERYKKEHGSLKGLPNSQTISNEKLLELPVTVLVPAALENQITIKNVGRIKAKIILEMANGPTTPEADVKLNKRGVVVVPDVLANAGGVTVSYFEMVQNLQQYYWDEGEVLQKLKPIMVQSFKQVWRRSEQLNIDLRTAAYVVALERLEQAMEARGKY
- a CDS encoding CoA-binding protein, with protein sequence MYSAFLNKNYLYVVAGNIHDKQKYGYIILNDLLTQGYKAVGLDINYKNEQEGMVVYKDLSELKIKPDVLVLVIKPEIGNSLLRQAVDLKIDKIWCQVGAFDEAIKRTAADYNINLVADGSCLMVLARQVK